The DNA region ACCAGATAGGTAATCCCCAAACTCAGCAGTGTTTGAGATAGATTGGCGCATTTTCTTGAATCCTCCTTCATAAATGAGGTCAACGATAAGCTTCATTTCGTGCAACACTTCAAAGTAAGCCAATTCAGGAGCATAGCCTGCTTCTGTGAGCACCTCAAAACCTGCTTGCATAAGGGCTGTTAAGCCCCCACAAAGAACTGCTTGCTCACCGAATAAGTCTTCTTCTGTTTCCTCCTTGAAGGTCGTTTCCAAAAGACCTACACGAGCTGCACCGACACCTTTGGCCCAATCCATCGCAATATGCTTGGCATTGCCAGTCGCATTTTGGTAAACTGCGTAAAGAGCTGGAACGCCAAAACCTTCCTCAAAAGTACGACGAACCAAGTGACCTGGTCCTTTGGGTGCACACATGAAGACATCTACATCGGCTGGAACCTTAATATATCCAAAATGAATATTAAAGCCGTGAGCAAAGCCAAGGGCATTACCTGCTTGCAAGTGTGGTGCGATTTCATGCGCATAAAGATCTGCTTGAATTTCGTCCGGTGCCAGAATCATGATAACATCAGCTTGTTTAGCAGCCACTGCTACATCAAAGGTCTCAAATCCATCTTCTTTTGCTTTATCAAACGACTTCCCTGCACGAACACCGATGATAACATCGTGACCTGAATCACGCAGGTTTTGAGCATGAGCATGACCTTGCGAACCATAACCGATTACGGCGATACGTCTGCCATCAAGAGCTGCTACTGTTACATCTTTTTCATATTGCATTACTACTGTCATACATTTTCTCTTTTCTAAATCATTACTACTATTGTGATACTCAGACTGTTCAACCCCAACTGCCCCAAAA from Streptococcus ruminantium includes:
- the ilvC gene encoding ketol-acid reductoisomerase encodes the protein MTVVMQYEKDVTVAALDGRRIAVIGYGSQGHAHAQNLRDSGHDVIIGVRAGKSFDKAKEDGFETFDVAVAAKQADVIMILAPDEIQADLYAHEIAPHLQAGNALGFAHGFNIHFGYIKVPADVDVFMCAPKGPGHLVRRTFEEGFGVPALYAVYQNATGNAKHIAMDWAKGVGAARVGLLETTFKEETEEDLFGEQAVLCGGLTALMQAGFEVLTEAGYAPELAYFEVLHEMKLIVDLIYEGGFKKMRQSISNTAEFGDYLSGPRIITDQVKKNMKAVLADIQSGKFASEFVSDYKAGRPRMEIYRKEAENLEIEKVGAELRKAMPFVSPDDDASFKIYS